A stretch of DNA from Synechococcus sp. JA-3-3Ab:
CAGCGAAGAACGCCGCCTGGCCAAGACGATTAACTATGGGGTGATCTACGGCATGGGGGCGCAGCGTTTTGCCCGCACTGCCGGCGTCTCTCTAGCGGAGGCGAAGGAATTTTTGCGGCGATTTAACGAGCGCTACGCCGGCGTTTTTGCCTATCTCCGCGCCACCGAAGCCTTTGTGGAAAAGCACGGCTATGTGGAAACCCTTTTAGGCCGCCGTCGCTATTTTCCCAATTTGTCTCAGCTATCCGGCCATCGCAAACAGGCCGAGCTGCGGGCTGCGGTGAACGCCCCCATCCAGGGATCCGCCTCAGACATCATCAAAGTGGCCATGGTTCGCCTGCAGGAAAAGCTGCAGAACTTTCGCTCGCGTTTGCTTTTGCAGGTTCACGACGAGCTGGTGTTTGAAGTAGAGCCCTCCGAATGGCAGGACTTACGGCCCCTCATTCAAAGAGAAATGGAAGAGGCAGTGCCCCTTTCCATACCGCTGGTGGTGGACATTCAAATTGGCCACAACTGGAAGGAGGCCAACTAAGGGATCCCGGCCTCGGAGAAATGTTAAGCTATGTAAAAGTGTGTGAAAGTGTTGGTTATCTCCCTATGGCCGTTGAGATCTACACGTGGCGTTTTTGTCCCTTCTGCATCCGCGCCAAGCAACTGTTGGATCGCAAAGGGGTGAAGTACATCGAATACGCCATCGATGGGGATGAGGCGGCGCGGGCGGAGATGGCCAAGCGGGCCAACGGGCGCCGCTCCGTGCCCCAGATTTTCATCAACAACCAGCACATCGGCGGCTGCGACGACCTCTACGCCCTTGAGGCCCAGGGCAAGCTGGATTTGCTCCTGCAGCAGGCCAGCTAGCTGCCTGCTTTCCTGCTAGCCTGGGCGGGATCCAAACCCGTTAACTTGTGGCTAACCGGCGGCCTGCCTGAGCTGGGCACGGGCTTGTTTGAGCATGGCAATCAGGGTGTGGTGGGCATCTTCAGAATCTTTGAGAGGGTGATCAAAGGGGATGCGCAGCTTCCGCACAGCCCCATCCACCTCCACCTGTAAGTCCATTCCTTCCGCGTCGATGGCCTCCATACGGGCCTGGACCACTCCTTCCACCTGGCCGAAGACCCTGGCGTAGAGGGCCACGGCATCGGCGTGGTCTTCGTTCATGTGCTTGCAGATGCGCTCGCTAACTTGAGGGGTGAGAGGATCGCCCATAGAAGGTGGGAATTGCCAGGTACAGGTTTTAGTCTAGCGGAGTCTTGACCGAAACCTTGGCGGCGCAGATCCCGCTCTTCCCCTTTCCCCCCGTATACGGGGGATGAAAGGGGGGAGAACGCCAATCAAAGAGCTAGTTGAGGGCAGGCTAACGGTTGCCAGGGCCAGCCATATCTCGGTCTAGGTTGCAGCCATCTCCGATCGCCCTCTGGATAGGGTTGAGACGCCTTTGCCAGCTTTGCACCTGGGGATCCGGGCTGAGGCCGTGCTCGAGAAAAAACAGCTTGCCCCCCACCCGCAGCACCCGCCGGATTTCCCCCAAAGCCTTGGCCAAATCGGGGATGCTACACAGGGTCCAGGTGCTGACCACGCTGTCAAAACTCTGGTTCGAAAAAGGCAGCTCTTGGGCGTCCGCCACCAGCCAATCGACGGCGATGGAGGAAGCCGCGATGCGGCGGCGGGCCAGGGATCCCATGCCGGGGTTGGGATCTGCCACTGTAATTTTTTGAATGTGCTCTGGGTAGCAGGCCAGGTTGAGGCCGGTGCCAAAGCCGATCTCCAAGACCGCTCCCCGCACCTGGGCCAGAAGCTGCCGCCGATAGCTCTCCAGACGCTCGCTGGCCAGAGCCCAATCCAGCAACCTCGGAAAAAGCACCTGCCGGTAGAAAGCCTTCATAAGCCGGGCTCAAGAGGTTCGCGATCTATTTTCGGGCCGTTCGAGCGTAGCGGGGTTGGGGGCCAGCTTCAGGGAGTAGAGGCCGTAGCAGGCCAGCAGCCAATTGAGCAGGCGGGCCACCACGCGGGCGGTTGGCCGCGTCGCCGCTCCCACCGCCACTCCTCCCAAGGAAAGGCCGATCACAGGGCGGGCGGCGAAGATGGCCTCACAGGTTGTTAACAGTTGAAACCAACTCAGCCCCCCCGGCTCCGGGTGGTGCACCGCCGGCGCCAAAGAGGGATCCAGCACACTGCAGTCCACCACCAAAAACACCGGCTGCTCCGGCAAAGCCTCCACCACCTGCTGCGGATCCCAGCCATCCTGGGCCCAAAAGATCGGGCTGGCGTGGTTTTTCAGCCAGGCGTAGGCGCGGGCACTGCCGCTGCGCAGCCCCACATGCACCACCGGCAGCCTATGCTGGTAGAGCAACTCCACCCAGGCAGCGTTGCCATAGCCCATATCTTGCTCCGGCTGGGTCATCTCCTCGGGCGGCATCAGGTTGGCATGGGCGCTGCAATGCACCACACTCAGGGCGAGGTAGTGCTTCCAAAGGGCACGAATGGCTCCCCAACTGGCCGCCAAGACCGAAGGCAACAGCACCGGCCACTGTTGTCGTCGCCAAGCCTGAATAACCGCCGCCTCACACATGCCATAGGGCGGCTCATCCACCAGCCCCGGCAACTGCGCCACTGCTATCTCATCCACATTGATCCCCAACCGCGGCTCAAAAGCACACAGCTCAGCACCGGCGTTGAGGATGGCCAGCGGCGCCTGCGTATCTGGGCCAAAGGCAGTGGGAATGAGGACAACCCTGGCGTTGGACTGGGAACTGGGATGGAGGGACCACTGGGCCATGGGCGTCGTTCCTGTTGCAAACGTGGGGCTCTGCCGCCTGCTTCTATGGTGGCTCAGAGAGTAAGCCGGGATCCGCCCGCGCCAGAGCTGGATCTGCTACGAAAAATTACAGTTCGCCGGCAGATCTGGGGTCAAAAATCGGGCCGATGGTACATTCAAAGTGCTCCGCGCCTCAACCCCAAGCGCGGCCCAACAACGCAAACGACGACGAGAAGGTAGGCTATGGCTGTGATGGAAGGCGATCCCCGTCAGGGGGCAAAGTTGCCCCTATTCGGGGGATCCACCGGAGGGCTGTTGAGCGCAGCCGAAACCGAAGAAAAATATGTGATCACCTGGACAGGCAAGCCGGGGCAAGTGTTTGAAATGCCCACCGGCGGCGCCGCCGAGATGGTGGAGGGCAAAAACTACCTCACCTTCGCCCGCAAAGAGCAGTGCCTGGCGCTCGGCGCTCAGTTGATCTCCGAGTTCAAGATCAAGGACTACCAGATCTTCCGCATCCCGGCGGGTGGACAGCCGGAACTGGTGCATCCCAAGGATGGTGTCTTTCCCGAGAAGGTCAACGAGGGGCGCCAGCCCGTCGGCAAGGTGGATCACAACATCGGCAAGAACAAAGAGCCGGTTACCTACAAATTCACCAACGGGAAACCCTGGGACTAATTCCGGCGACCTTTGTCTTTCTGTCTTGTCGGATCCCCTGGCCAGCCCAGGGGATCTTTATTTGTTCGTCTCCACATTTGTTCGTCTCCACTGGCAACCGGTTTGAAAGGGTTCGGCGCTGTTAGCCCTCACCCCCGGCCCCTCTCCCCGAGGGAGAGGGGAGGCGGAAGGTCATGTTGAGAAGAGTCGGATCCTTTGTCGGGCTGCCTTTTGCTAAAAAAAAAGCTCCAGCAAAGCATACCTACACGGAACTGTCTAGAGGTGTCTTGACAGCGCCTTTACGAGTCCGTTTATGGACTACGTGAGAATCCCCCGCCTTCAGGCGGGGGAGTGTCAAAACCCGGGATCCCTGACAGGGCCTGGACAAGCCTACTTGGCAACCGCCGCGAAGAACTCCTTGGATTTCACCGGGTCGGGGTTCAGGGTTCTCTGGCCGGGCTGCCAGTTGGCCGGGCAAACTTCATCGGGGTGAGCTTGCACGTACTGGATGGCCTGCAGGGTGCGCAGGGTTTCATCCACGCTGCGGCCAAAGGCCAGGTTGTTGATGGTGGCGTGCTGGATGATCCCTTCCTTGTCGATGATGAACAGGCCGCGCAAAGCCACCCCTGCCGCCGGATCCAGGACATTGTAGGCGGCGCTGATCTCCTTTTTCAGGTCGGAGACCAGCGGATACCTCAGCTCGCCCACCCCTCCGGCTTTGCGGTCGGTCTGAATCCAGGCCAGGTGAGAGTACTCGCTATCCACCGAGACGCCGAGGATCTCCGTGTCCAGCTTGGCAAACTCGTCGTAGCGATCGCTGAAAGCCGTGATCTCCGTCGGGCAGACGAAGGTGAAGTCCAAGGGGTAGAAGAACAGCACCACGTACTTCTTGCCCCGGTAGTCGGAGAGCCTCACCGTCTTAAATTCCATGTCGTAAACGGCAGTGGCCGAAAAATCGGGAGCGGGCTGCCCCACCCGCAGACATCCTTCCTGAGACATCAGTCGACGCTCCTTACGGTAAAGTACAAATGTAAACTAAACCTAACATACCATACTCATAATGACTTTGTCTTACTGGCTGGCTAAGCTGGAGCGCCGCGATCCAGGGGATCCCCATTTCTTTCCGTTTTTCGGCTCTGCCAGGTCAGGGAGTCGGTTGCCATGAGGGTGGCGCTGCAGTTTCTCTACCACTTCTGTTGTGACCGCTGCCGGCGGTGGTGGAGAGGGGATCGCCTCTATTGCCCCTACTGTGGCTATCACAATTGCGTGGAGCGCATCGATACCTTTCGCGACGCCGCGCGAGGCAGTTGCCTCACCCGTCCTCCCGATGCCCCCTCTGCCGAGCTGCCCTGCGAGGAAACCGAGGCTCGGCCTCAGGAGCCGGGATCCCCAAGCTGATTCATCCGTTCACTGCATCTGCCAGCCTGTCCAGGTGGGGGTCAGCCTCAGGCAGTGAGGAGTCCAACAAACGGCGGCAGGGGTGGCGCTCTTCCAAAATGGTGGTAGAACAGCAGCAGCTATAAACCTCCAGGTAGTCGTCCGGCTCTGCCTCGAAAATGGCATACTGGCCGGGGAAGAGGGTGCGCTCCCAGTGGCCGGGAATTGTTCGGATGACCTGAACCTGCTGAGAACGGTTGACGAAAACGTATCTTTTCATTGCGTTTTTTTAATCGCCTTAAGAAAAACTTATTGGCTTTAAGCCAGGCTATCACTCTTGATCCCCAGCCGACAATAGCCAACGGGCAAGACGGGGATCGCTCTTTCTGCTTGACTTTGGCCGATTTGTTTTCTCAGCTTATGAAAGCTGAGGCAAGGGGATCCCGAGAAGAAGCCCGCCTGGTAAACTGAGGGGAAGAGTCTGAAGATATCCTTAATTGGCCTTCATCGTTCCGACATACCAAGGGGGCACGCCGTGGACAACAAGTTGGGGCTAGAGATCATCGAAGTGGTGGAGCAGGCTGCCATCGCCGCTGCCCGTTGGATGGGCAAAGGCGACAACAAGACCGCCGATCAGGTGGCCGTCGAGGCCATGCGGGAGAAACTGAACCAGATCCCCATGCGCGGCCGCATCGTCATTGGGGAGGGAACCCGCGATGAGGCCCCCATGCTCTACATCGGGGAAGAGGTGGGCATCTGTACGCGCCCGGACGCCGAGCAGTTCTGCCGCGTGGAAGAGCTGGTGGAAATCGATATTGCCGTGGATCCCTGCGAAGGCACCAACCTGGTGGCCAAGGGCCAAAACGGCTCCATGGCGGTGCTGGCCATCTCCGAAAAAGGCGGCCTTCTGCACGCGCCGGACATCTACATGCAGAAGCTGGCGGCTCCGCCCCAGGCCAAGGGCAAGGTACATCTCGACTATCCGCCGGAAAAGAATCTTCAGATTATCGCCGAAAGCCTGGATCGGGAGGTCTCCGATCTGACGGTGGTGGTCATGGACCGCAAGCGCCACGTCGATCTCATTCGCCAAATCCGGGAGGCGGGGGCGCGGGTAAAGCTGATTACCGACGGCGACATCTCGGCGGCCCTCTCGGCAGGCTTCAACGGCACCGGCATCCACGCCCTGATGGGGATCGGGGCAGCCCCAGAGGGGGTGATCTCGGCGGCGGCGCTGCGCTGCCTCGGCGCCCACTTCCAAGGTCGGCTGATCTACGACCCCGAGGTGGTGCAGGCGGGCACCTACCTGCCGCCGGTGGAAGAGACAAGACGGCAACTGAAAGAACAGGGCATCGAGGATCCCGACAAGGTGTGGGAATGCGAAGAGCTAGCCAGCGGCAAGGAAGTCCTCTTTGCGGCCACCGGGATTACTGATGGCGACCTGATGCGCGGGGTGCGTTTCTTCGGCGGCGGGGCACGCACCGAGACCTTGGTGATCTCCAGCCAGTCGCGCACGGTGCGCTTTGTGGATACCATCCATATGAAAGACGGCCAACAGCCCCGCAGCCTGCAACTGCGCTGACGGATCCCCGGCCCGACATCTCCCTCGGCAAGGGCGGCTTTCCTCTGGCGAAGGTCGCTCTTGTCCTTTGGGAAGTTAAGAAATCTATCAGTCAGTCGCCCGAAAAAACGTAATAACTCTTCAGCAAAATCCTGCAAAACCGGCTCGATACTGTTCTTAGGGTTTAGGTAGGCTGAGAAAAGTTACCTAAGCTTGCTGCAGCCGAGACAAGGCAATCCCTTGACATCGGTCTTGCCTTCCTTGTCCTAGCTAGGTGAGTTTGCTTTTGTTCATAGTTTCTGTTTTTAATAACTGTTGCTGTACAGACGACGGAGAGGCATGTTTATCGCGGTTGTCGGTCTTAGCCATCGCACAGCTCCTGTGGAGATCCGGGAGCGCCTCAGCATTCCCGAGGCCGAGGTGGGGGAGCGGATCCAGCAGCTCCGTGCCCACCCCCACATTGAGGAAGCGGCGATCCTCAGCACCTGTAACCGGCTGGAGGTCTACATCGTCACTCCAGAAATGGAAAGTGGTGTCCGACAGACGATGCAGTTCTTGGCCGAGGCGAAAGGGATCCCGCTGCCCCAACTGCGCCCGCACCTGTTTACGCTGCTCTACCAGGATGCGGTGACGCACCTGATGCGGGTGGCCGCCGGGCTGGACAGCTTGGTATTAGGGGAAGGGCAGATCCTGTCGCAAGTGAAAAAAGCGCAGCAACTGGGCCAGGCCTGCAACGGCATGGATCGCATCCTCAACCGCCTCTTCAAGGCGGCCATCACCGCCGGCAAGCGCATCCGCACCGAGACGGGGATCGGCACTGGCGCCATGTCCATCAGCTCGGCAGCGGTGGAGTTGGCCTTGCAGGAGCAGGGATCCCTTTCTCAGGGCAAGGTGACCGTGGTGGGGGCGGGGAAAATGGCTCGCCTGTTGGTGCAGCACCTCTTGGCCAAAGGGGCGGTGGATATCACCGTGGTCAACCGCTCCTTGGAGCGGGCAGAAGCGCTGGCCAAGCAATTTGAGCAGCCAATTCAAGTATTGCCTTGGGAGTCGCTGCTGAGTAGCATAGCGGAGTCCAACCTGGTCTTCACCAGCACCGGCGCCACCCAGCCCATCCTCACCTACGAGCAACTGGCGGGGGTGCTGCAGCCGGATCAGCCGCTGCTGTTGGTGGACATCTCGGTGCCCCGCAACATCGATCCCGGCGTGGAAAAGCTAAGAGGGGTACAGGTGTTCAACGTGGATCACCTCTCCCGTATCGTGGAAGAAAACCGCGCCCAACGGCAAAAGCTGGCCCTGGCCGCCGAAGCCTTGGTGGAAGAAGAAGTAGAACAGTTTATGGAGTGGTGGCGCTCCTTGGAGACGGTGCCCACCATTTCCAGCCTGCGCCACAAGGTGGAGTCCATCCGCGAGCAGGAGATGGAAAAAGCCCTCTCCCGCCTGGGCAAAGACTTCGCCGAAAAGCACCTGGAGGTCATCGAGGCGCTCACCCGCGGCATTGTCAACAAGATCCTGCATGATCCCATGGTGCAACTGCGGGCCCAGCGGGACATCGAGGCGCGGCGCAGGGCTATGCAAATTCTGCAGGAGCTGTTTAACCTCGATCCAATGCCGTTTCAGGCGCAGCAGGAGCGCTAGGGATCCCCAGGGGGTGAAGTGGGGTCAGGTGTTGAAGAATTGTAACAGCTCTCTCATCTCAGGGGGAGAGCTGCCCTTAGGATACAAAACGTAAGCGCTGGGAGTTGGGGGCATGTTCGGACAGTACGAAGTGTTTGTGCAGTTGCTGCTGTTGGCCTTGATCGTCCTGGCAGGGCCAGCGGTCATTCTGCTGCTTTACCTGCGCGGCGCCGATATGTAGGCGAGCCAGGCTGGTTGCCGGCGCAGTTGACAGAACCCCCTGAGCAGCCCCTGTCGGCATCGACCAGGGAGTTCGCCTTGTTTCTTTGTTATCTCTTAATGTAACGCTTCTTTGCGCTACAGTTATAGAGACAGCCCTAGGGCAAACTCGCCTGTAGGGCAATACTTTATGGGTTGATTATTTATGTCACTCCCCATCCGCAACGTCGCCATCATCGCCCACGTCGACCACGGCAAAACCACACTTGTGGACGCCCTGTTGCGCCAGGCGGGCACCTTCCGCGAGGGAGAAGACATTCCCGCCTGCGTGCTGGACTGCAACACGCTGGAGCGGGAGCGGGGCATCACCATCCTGGCCAAAAATACAGCCGTCCGCTACGGCGAAACCCTGATCAACATTGTCGATACCCCCGGCCACGCCGACTTCGGCGGGGAGGTGGAGCGGGTGCTGGGCATGGTGGAGGGCTGTCTGTTGGTTGTGGACGCCAACGAAGGCCCGATGCCGCAAACCCGCTTTGTGCTGCGCAAGGCGTTGGAAAAAGGCCTGCGCCCGCTCGTAGTGGTCAACAAAATCGACCGCCCTCGCGCCGAGCCCTACAAAGTTGTCGACAAGGTTCTGGATCTGTTTTTGGAGCTGGGGGCAGACGAAGACCAGTGCGATTTCCCTTACCTCTTTGCCTCGGGGCTGCAGGGCTTTGCCCTGGAAGAAGCCGACCTGAAAGCCTTTTTGGAAGGGAGGTACAGCGGCCCCTTGGACATGAAGCCCCTCTTTGAAGCCATCCTCAAGCATGTCCCACCGCCGATTGGGGATCCGGCCAAGCCGCTGCAACTACAGGTCACCACGCTGGAGTACTCGGAGTACTTGGGCCGGATCGTGATCGGCAAGATCCACAACGGCACCATCCGCCTTGGGGATCAGTTGGCGGTGGTCAAAGAAGATGGGTCGATTGCCAAGGGCAAGGTAACCAAGCTGTTTGGCTTCCAGGGCTTGCAGCGTGTTGAGCTGACCGAGGCTACTGCCGGCCATATCGTCGCCGTGGCGGGGT
This window harbors:
- the grxC gene encoding glutaredoxin 3, with the translated sequence MAVEIYTWRFCPFCIRAKQLLDRKGVKYIEYAIDGDEAARAEMAKRANGRRSVPQIFINNQHIGGCDDLYALEAQGKLDLLLQQAS
- a CDS encoding DUF2470 domain-containing protein; amino-acid sequence: MGDPLTPQVSERICKHMNEDHADAVALYARVFGQVEGVVQARMEAIDAEGMDLQVEVDGAVRKLRIPFDHPLKDSEDAHHTLIAMLKQARAQLRQAAG
- a CDS encoding class I SAM-dependent methyltransferase, whose amino-acid sequence is MKAFYRQVLFPRLLDWALASERLESYRRQLLAQVRGAVLEIGFGTGLNLACYPEHIQKITVADPNPGMGSLARRRIAASSIAVDWLVADAQELPFSNQSFDSVVSTWTLCSIPDLAKALGEIRRVLRVGGKLFFLEHGLSPDPQVQSWQRRLNPIQRAIGDGCNLDRDMAGPGNR
- a CDS encoding arginase family protein; the protein is MAQWSLHPSSQSNARVVLIPTAFGPDTQAPLAILNAGAELCAFEPRLGINVDEIAVAQLPGLVDEPPYGMCEAAVIQAWRRQQWPVLLPSVLAASWGAIRALWKHYLALSVVHCSAHANLMPPEEMTQPEQDMGYGNAAWVELLYQHRLPVVHVGLRSGSARAYAWLKNHASPIFWAQDGWDPQQVVEALPEQPVFLVVDCSVLDPSLAPAVHHPEPGGLSWFQLLTTCEAIFAARPVIGLSLGGVAVGAATRPTARVVARLLNWLLACYGLYSLKLAPNPATLERPENRSRTS
- a CDS encoding photosystem I reaction center subunit II PsaD — its product is MAVMEGDPRQGAKLPLFGGSTGGLLSAAETEEKYVITWTGKPGQVFEMPTGGAAEMVEGKNYLTFARKEQCLALGAQLISEFKIKDYQIFRIPAGGQPELVHPKDGVFPEKVNEGRQPVGKVDHNIGKNKEPVTYKFTNGKPWD
- a CDS encoding peroxiredoxin, whose translation is MSQEGCLRVGQPAPDFSATAVYDMEFKTVRLSDYRGKKYVVLFFYPLDFTFVCPTEITAFSDRYDEFAKLDTEILGVSVDSEYSHLAWIQTDRKAGGVGELRYPLVSDLKKEISAAYNVLDPAAGVALRGLFIIDKEGIIQHATINNLAFGRSVDETLRTLQAIQYVQAHPDEVCPANWQPGQRTLNPDPVKSKEFFAAVAK
- a CDS encoding DUF1830 domain-containing protein, with the protein product MKRYVFVNRSQQVQVIRTIPGHWERTLFPGQYAIFEAEPDDYLEVYSCCCSTTILEERHPCRRLLDSSLPEADPHLDRLADAVNG
- the glpX gene encoding class II fructose-bisphosphatase — encoded protein: MDNKLGLEIIEVVEQAAIAAARWMGKGDNKTADQVAVEAMREKLNQIPMRGRIVIGEGTRDEAPMLYIGEEVGICTRPDAEQFCRVEELVEIDIAVDPCEGTNLVAKGQNGSMAVLAISEKGGLLHAPDIYMQKLAAPPQAKGKVHLDYPPEKNLQIIAESLDREVSDLTVVVMDRKRHVDLIRQIREAGARVKLITDGDISAALSAGFNGTGIHALMGIGAAPEGVISAAALRCLGAHFQGRLIYDPEVVQAGTYLPPVEETRRQLKEQGIEDPDKVWECEELASGKEVLFAATGITDGDLMRGVRFFGGGARTETLVISSQSRTVRFVDTIHMKDGQQPRSLQLR
- a CDS encoding glutamyl-tRNA reductase, translated to MFIAVVGLSHRTAPVEIRERLSIPEAEVGERIQQLRAHPHIEEAAILSTCNRLEVYIVTPEMESGVRQTMQFLAEAKGIPLPQLRPHLFTLLYQDAVTHLMRVAAGLDSLVLGEGQILSQVKKAQQLGQACNGMDRILNRLFKAAITAGKRIRTETGIGTGAMSISSAAVELALQEQGSLSQGKVTVVGAGKMARLLVQHLLAKGAVDITVVNRSLERAEALAKQFEQPIQVLPWESLLSSIAESNLVFTSTGATQPILTYEQLAGVLQPDQPLLLVDISVPRNIDPGVEKLRGVQVFNVDHLSRIVEENRAQRQKLALAAEALVEEEVEQFMEWWRSLETVPTISSLRHKVESIREQEMEKALSRLGKDFAEKHLEVIEALTRGIVNKILHDPMVQLRAQRDIEARRRAMQILQELFNLDPMPFQAQQER
- the psb30 gene encoding photosystem II reaction center protein Ycf12/Psb30, which codes for MFGQYEVFVQLLLLALIVLAGPAVILLLYLRGADM